The DNA region CCCATGAAGGGCTCCGGGGGTCGGGGCGAACTGGCGGAGGGACGGATGCCGGGCGGCCGGTGCGCGGCTGCCGCACCGGCCGCCCGGTTTCAGCGGGTCACTTGACCTTGATCCGGTCGTACACCGGGACGCTGAACGGGTTGAGCGAGACGTTCTCGACCCGGTCCGAGTAGCCGGCGCTCCCGTTCTGGTACCAGAGCGGGATGACGGGCATCTGCTCGACGAGGACCTTCTCCGCGTCCTGGAAGGTGGTGACGGCCTGCGCCTTGTCGCTCTCGGCGTTGGCCTTGTCGACCAGGTCGTCGAACTTCTTGTTGCTCCACTTGCCGTCGTTGGACGAGGCGTTCGTGTAGTAGAGCGGCTGGAGGAAGTTCTGGATCAGTGGGTAGTCCATCTGCCAGCCCGCACGCCAGGCGCCCGTCAGCTTCTGGGTGGAGACCTGGCTGCGGAAGTCGGCGAAGGTGCCGACCGGCGCGCCGACGCAGGCCTTGTTGTTGCCCATGACGTTGTTGATGCTGTTGCAGACGGCGTCCACCCACTCCTTGTGGGAGCCGGTGTCGGCGTTGTACGAGACCTTGAGCTGGCCGCCGGGGATGCCGCCGCCCTCCTCGATCAGCTTCTTCGCCGCGGCCTTGTCGTACACGCACGGGGAGCCGCACAGGCCTTCCTTGAAGCCGCCCTCCTTGCCGAGGACCGGAGAGGTCCAGTCGGAGGCGGGGGTGCGCGTCTTCTGGAAGATCTGGCTCGTGATCTGCTCGCGGTTGATCGCCATCGACAGGCCCTGACGGACCTTGATCGCCTTCGGGGTGTCCCATGCCTTCACGTAGAAGGGGAAGGCGAGCGTCTGGATGATGCCGGCCGGGGTGTTGATGTACCGGTCACCCAGGTCCGCCCGGACGTTCTTGAGCTGCGAGGCGGGCACGTCGTCGACCAGGTCGAGGTTGCCCGCCGTCAGGTCGGTGTAGGCGGTGTTGTTGTCGGTGTAGACCTTGAGGTCGATACCGCCGTTCTGCGCCTTGTCCGCGCCGGGGTACTTGTCCCACCTGCGCAGGTTCATCGAGGAGCCCTTGGCGTAGTCCTCGATGGTGTACGGGCCGTTGCCCACCGGCTTGGAGAGCCAGGCGTCGTGGTCGGTGTAGAAGGTCTTGGGCAGCGGCACGAAGGCCGCGTAGCCGAGGGTGTCGGGCCAGAGCGAGAACTTCTGCGACAGCTGGGCCGTGAAGGTCGTGTCGTTGACGACCTTCAGGCCGGACAGCTTGTCCCCGGTGGCCGAGCCCGACTCGGGGTGGACCTTGTCGTAGCCGTCGATGTACTGGAAGAAGTACGCGTTCTTCTGGTTGTTCTTCAGCGCGGCGCCGTAGTTCCAGGCGTCCACGAAGGACTGCGCCGTGACCTTCTCGCCGTTGCTGAAGGTCCAGTTGTCCTTGATCGTGATCGTGAACTTCTGCGAGTCCGCCGACGTGATCTTCTCGGCGATCTCGTTCTTGGCCTCACCGGTCTTGGGGTCGTAACGCACCAGACCGCGGAACACCATGTCGAGGACCTTGCCGCCCTGCACCTCGTTGGTGTTGGCGGGCTCCAGCGGGTTCTGCGGGTCCCCCCAGGAGGAGCTCACGATCCCGTCGGCGCCACCACCGCTGCCGTCGCCCCCGCCGCCGCAGGCCGTCGCTGCCAGGGCTACGGCGACCGCGCATGCGGCCCACCTCACCTGTGTGGCTCCGCGCATGGAGTGCCTCCTAGGATTCCCTTGAGTAGCTCAATGCCCCATATCACCCCATGTGACGGTATGACGCATGTTCATGTCCTCCGTACGGGAACCGCGGACGCACGAAGGCGCCCGGCCCCTCCATGGGGCCGGACGCCTTCCGTTCGGCGCGTCGGTGAGCTGCGCCGCGTGCACCGGGCTAGCTGACCAGAACGGACTTCTCCTCGGCGAAGTGGCACGCCGACTCGTGCGCCGCGGGCGTGTCCGAGGCCTTGAAGCGCTCGGGTACGGCCAGCAGCGGCACCTCGGTGGCGCACTTGTCCTGGGCCTTCCAGCACCGCGTGCGGAAGCGGCAGCCCGACGGCGGGTTCGCCGGCGACGGGACGTCACCGGAGAGGATGATCCGATCGCGGCCCTCACGGGCATCGGGGTCCGGGACCGGGACCGCCGACAGCAGCGCCTGGGTGTAGGGGTGCGTCGGGTGGTCGTAGATCTGCGTGTCCGTACCGATCTCGGCCATCTTGCCGAGGTACATGACGCCGACCCGGTCGGAGATGTGCCGGACGATCGACAGGTCGTGCGCGATGAAGAGGTAGGACAGGTTGAACTCGTCCTGGAGCTTCTCCATCAGGTTGATGACCTGGGCCTGGACCGACACGTCGAGCGCGGAGACCGGCTCGTCGCAGATGATGATCTCCGGGTTGAGCGCGAGGCCGCGGGCGATGCCGATGCGCTGGCGCTGACCGCCGGAGAACTGGTGCGGGTACCGGTTGATGTACTCGGGGTTGAGCCCGACGACGTCCAGCAGGTCCTGCACCCTCTGCCGCCGGCTCCCCTTGGGCGCCACCTCGGGGTGGATCTCGAAGGGCTCCCCGATGATGTCGCCGACCGTCATGCGCGGGTTCAGCGAGGTGTACGGGTCCTGGAACACCATCTGGATGTTGCGGCGCACGGCCTTCAGCGCACGGCCGGACAGCCTGGTGATGTCCTGGCCCTTGTAGAAGACCTCACCGGCGGTGGCCCGCTCGAGGGTCATCAGGAGCTTGGCGACCGTGGACTTGCCGCAGCCGGACTCACCGACGATCCCGAGGGTCTCGCCCGCGTACAGGTCGAACGAGATGCCGTCGACGGCCTTCACGGCGCCGACCTGCTTCTTGAACAGGATGCCCTGGGTCAGGGGGAAGTGCTTGACCAGGTTGCGCACCTGGAGGATCGGCTCCCCCTGCGACACCGGGGCGTCGATGGCGGCCACGGCCTCCGCCTCGGTGGCCGCGTTGACCGTCCCCACCTCGGTGACGTTCGGGGTGGCGTCCACGGACTCCTTCTCGAGGTCAGCCATGGATCGTCTCCTTCCAGAAGTGGCACGCGCTGCCGCGGCCGGCCAGCTCGGTGCCGTCCCGCTCGGTCACCGGAAGCAGTGCCGGGACGTCCGTACGGCAGATGTCCTGCGCCATGGTGCAGCGCGGGTTGAAGGCACAGCCCGAGGGGACGTGCAGCAGGTTGGGCGGCAGCCCCTTGATCGCGTAGAGCTCCTGCCCCTTCTGGTCCAGCCGCGGGATCGACTCCAGAAGACCCTTGGTGTACGGATGCGCGGGGCGCTTGTAGATCTCGTGGACCGGGGCGGTCTCGACGATCCGGCCCGCGTACATCACGGCGATCTTGTCGGCGACGTCGGCGACGACGCCGAGGTCGTGCGTGATCAGGATCAGGCCCATGTTGAAGTCGCGCTGGAGCTCCGCGAGCAGGTCCATGACCTGTGCCTGGACGGTCACGTCGAGCGCCGTGGTGGGCTCGTCCGCGATGATCAGGTCTGGTTCCAGGGCGAGCGCCATCGCGATCATGATGCGCTGGCGCATACCGCCGGAGAACTGGTGCGGGTAGTCGTTGACCCGCTCCTTCGCCGCCGGGATGCGCACCCGGTCCATCAGGCCGATGGCCTTGGCCTTGGCGTCCTTCTTGGACAGGCCCTGGTGCACAC from Streptomyces sp. B1I3 includes:
- a CDS encoding ABC transporter ATP-binding protein; translation: MADLEKESVDATPNVTEVGTVNAATEAEAVAAIDAPVSQGEPILQVRNLVKHFPLTQGILFKKQVGAVKAVDGISFDLYAGETLGIVGESGCGKSTVAKLLMTLERATAGEVFYKGQDITRLSGRALKAVRRNIQMVFQDPYTSLNPRMTVGDIIGEPFEIHPEVAPKGSRRQRVQDLLDVVGLNPEYINRYPHQFSGGQRQRIGIARGLALNPEIIICDEPVSALDVSVQAQVINLMEKLQDEFNLSYLFIAHDLSIVRHISDRVGVMYLGKMAEIGTDTQIYDHPTHPYTQALLSAVPVPDPDAREGRDRIILSGDVPSPANPPSGCRFRTRCWKAQDKCATEVPLLAVPERFKASDTPAAHESACHFAEEKSVLVS
- a CDS encoding ABC transporter ATP-binding protein, whose translation is MTIIDKTADVPAPRGSEDESGPLLEVRDLHVEFHTRDGVAKAVNGVNYNVSAGETLAVLGESGSGKSVTAQAIMGILDMPPGRIPKGEILFRGQDMLKMSNEERRQIRGRKIAMIFQDALSSLNPVLSVGYQLGEMFRVHQGLSKKDAKAKAIGLMDRVRIPAAKERVNDYPHQFSGGMRQRIMIAMALALEPDLIIADEPTTALDVTVQAQVMDLLAELQRDFNMGLILITHDLGVVADVADKIAVMYAGRIVETAPVHEIYKRPAHPYTKGLLESIPRLDQKGQELYAIKGLPPNLLHVPSGCAFNPRCTMAQDICRTDVPALLPVTERDGTELAGRGSACHFWKETIHG
- a CDS encoding ABC transporter substrate-binding protein: MRGATQVRWAACAVAVALAATACGGGGDGSGGGADGIVSSSWGDPQNPLEPANTNEVQGGKVLDMVFRGLVRYDPKTGEAKNEIAEKITSADSQKFTITIKDNWTFSNGEKVTAQSFVDAWNYGAALKNNQKNAYFFQYIDGYDKVHPESGSATGDKLSGLKVVNDTTFTAQLSQKFSLWPDTLGYAAFVPLPKTFYTDHDAWLSKPVGNGPYTIEDYAKGSSMNLRRWDKYPGADKAQNGGIDLKVYTDNNTAYTDLTAGNLDLVDDVPASQLKNVRADLGDRYINTPAGIIQTLAFPFYVKAWDTPKAIKVRQGLSMAINREQITSQIFQKTRTPASDWTSPVLGKEGGFKEGLCGSPCVYDKAAAKKLIEEGGGIPGGQLKVSYNADTGSHKEWVDAVCNSINNVMGNNKACVGAPVGTFADFRSQVSTQKLTGAWRAGWQMDYPLIQNFLQPLYYTNASSNDGKWSNKKFDDLVDKANAESDKAQAVTTFQDAEKVLVEQMPVIPLWYQNGSAGYSDRVENVSLNPFSVPVYDRIKVK